The sequence CCCTGACTTTTTCATCTTTGAGCATCTTATCCCTGATCAGGGTCTCAAGGTCTTTTGATCCTGTCTCCAGTTTTTTCTGGATCAGCCCATACCTTTCCAGTTCTTCTTCGGAGATGGATCTCTCTTCCTGCTGAACGATCTCATCAACCACAAAACGCAGTTCAATCGAAGAATTTTTAATGCTTTTCTCAATAAAGCCTCTGAGTGTGTAGACCTCATTATTGGTGATCTTGCTCCTGAGCAATGAAGAAATACGAATCCCTATCGAAGTGTGATCACCTTCTGAGAACAGAAGGTCATAATAATAGTTTCCATATGATCTACCACCACCAAAAGCATATCTGCCTTTAAGATAGATCAGATTGACCGTGGCATTGAGCTTCAGGGCATTGCTGAAGATCCCAATAACTGAGGCTGGTGAATAGACCGGATATGTGACATCTTGATCGTCCATGTGATTGACTGTCGTTTTAAAAAAGCTTGAGAAGCAAAGGTATTGCTAATTGAACTTAAATAAAATAGCCGTGTTTACATATCCTGAAAAGGTGAGCTTTTAAATTGAATGCAACAATTACCTATACTTTAAAAGAATATAGAAAGTATGTCGTTTTCTAACTTTTGGCTTCAACCATTACAAAATTTCAGTTGCTATAGAAATAAAAAAATCCCCAAATAATATGGGGATAAAAACTAATAACCATGAAAACCTTTTTACAAGTATTTCCTTTGCAAAATTATGTAAACTAAATACATTTTAAAATCTTCATTGGTGTTAATTGTATTTTAAAAAAGACCTGATTATCTTAATGTTTCCTAAAAAGAATGAAATTATTTTACAGTCGAACATCAAGGTCTGATCCTTTGGAATGAAAAAACTAAATAAGTTTTAATAATTCCTCAGCCACTTTTTCAGATGAGGCAGGATTTTGTCCTGTGATCAGTCTTCCGTCAACCACAGCGTAAGGAGCCCAATTTTCAACTTTACTGTATGATCCGCCATTCTGTTTCAGCATATCTTCAACGAGGAACGGAACAACATCAGTTAACTGTACTGCCTCTTCCTCAGTATTGGTGAATCCGGTAACATTTTTATCCTTTACCAGATACTCACCATCTATTTTCACATCCTTCAGAACTCCTGGTGCGTGGCAAACGAATGCTACAGGCTTATCATTGCTGTAAAAATCAACAATTAATTCCTGAGAAACCTTGTCTTCCGCCAGATCCCATAAAGGACCGTGACCACCAGGATAGAATACCGCATCAAAGTCTTTACTTTTGACTTCGGATAATTTGTGGGTGTTTTTTAATTTGTCCTTTAATACCTGATCATCATCCATTCTGCGTGTAGCATAAGTCTGAGCTGTAGGATCTTCACTCTTCGGATCAATTGGAGGCTGACCACCCTTTGGAGATGCCAATGTAATTTCAACCCCTTTATCAGATAATGCATAATATGGCGCTGCTAGCTCTTCCGTCCAAAATCCCGTCTTTTGACCTGTATTTCCTAATTCATCGTGACTCGTAAGCACGAATAAAACTTTTTTGCTCATTGTTATATCTGTTTAATTGATTACTACAAAGTTGGAATTTACCTGTGTTTTTGACACAGGATCAACGTCACTTTTTTCATGTGATCCTGATCACACATTTTGCGAATCATACCAATGAAAATTATTTTATGTGTCATAGAGTTCCCTTATTCTGGAAGACGCTAAGACCTTCGATCTTGTTATTGATGGTCTTATATACGATCTCGACTGAAAAACTTGACAGTTCATACAATACAAACTTTAGTCCATCCTTAGAGGTTTCACTGATGACCCTTCCTTCGGCCAAGGCCAATTCGTATTGAGATCGCATGGGCAGATTTTTAAAATCGTAGTAAGAAATAGACATAACTAGTATTTTATTTTTTTTTGATATTATAGTTCATTGATCAATCGGAAGGTCAAATTAATTCGTTCCTTCATGGGTATTGTAGATTTAGCGATCCGGTGTTCCCAGTTTTCCTGAAGGTCACCCTTCATAATGAGCAGTGAACCGTTTGGGAGTGGTAGGCTGTATTTGCTCTGATGATGGTCTTTTTTTCTGAAATCAAAGTTTCTGGTCTGCCCAAGGCTGATGGACGCAATAACAGGACGCTTTCCATACCTGCTTTCCTTATCCCTGTGCCAGGCTACTGAATCATTGTTGTCCCGATAGAGATTTAATAGAACCCCATTGAACCTATAACCGAATTCTTTTTCAATTCTTTCTTTTAATGCCAGCAACTCCGAAGTCCAGGGATTGGTATCTGATGTATTATTATCAGCCGATTGGTAAGATTTTTTGTCATCACCATACCAGGCGGTCAGTCGTGGTGTTATGACGGTCTTATCATACATCTTCTGAGTACGCTGTTCCCATGGTGCTGTTTGAAGCAGATGATCTTTTAACCGATCTGCCTCTTCAGTGCTCAGGAAATTTTCTTTGTATTCCAAAAGATCTTTTGGAAATTCGTAAAATTCTTCTGTGTCAAATAAACTTAGCTGCATGGGAATATTGATTGATAAAAATTATTTAATGGAAGAGACTTTGTCGTCCAATTCTTTGATACTGGTTTTAAGTTCCTGTAACACTGTATTGATATAGGTCTCGTTTGTCTTTCCCGGTTTATAATTTTCCGGAAGGATCCCACGCACATATTTCCATACCTCAAAAACATTTTCAAGAGGGATCTCGTAAGGCTCATAAAATGTATTGTCAGCCGAGACAATAACTGACTTTTTCGTCTGCTTGACCAATGTCTTGTAGGTGATGCCTTCTGAAGTGACGAAAATATATTCCTTTCCAGGTTTCAGGTCGGTCAATTGTTCTATGTATTCGCCTATAATATAGGAACCGTCTGCAAAAGGAGGCATCGAATCACCATCCGCCAGAAAAGCCCTGTATTTTCCATTTTTCAAAAAGGGAAGTTTCATTCGGGAAAGCTTATCAATATAATCTGCATCACTGAAACCTTTCAGATAACCCATCGATGCTTTCTGTGGTACGATCTCGATAAAATTCTCCCCTTCAGAATCTACGGTGATCGGCAATACCACCCTGTTCTCCGGTAGCTTCATCATATTGTCCACCGGGTATTTGCTGATATCCAAAGTCAGCAGCAGATCGATGCTCACATTGAAGAATTTGGAGATCCTGATCAGGATCTCGTAAGGTGCCTCTGAACGCCCGTCCTCGTATTTTGAATACCGCACTCTACTCATCCCTAGACTTTCTGCGAAGCTCTGCTGGGATAAATTTTTCTTATGCCTTAGAAGCCTGATGTTTTCTGAAAATATTGACATTGATACAATTTGTATCCGCAAATATAATAAAAAAGATACATAATGTATCTAATTTTGTCAAATGGAAAGAGCAATTGCACATATGGATCTGGACACGTTCTTTGTCTCCTGTGAACGGCTGAAAAACTCCGAATTGGAGAAACAGCCGATAATCATTGGAGGTGGTGATCGTGGTGTGGTGGCATCTTGCTCATATGAGGTTCGGAAATTTGGAGTGCGCTCGGCGATGCCGATAAAAATGGCTTTGAGGTTATGTCCTGAAGCAAAAGTGATCAAGGGGGATATGGAACATTACTCCAATATGTCCCATTTGGTGACCGAGGTCATTCAGGAAAAAGTACCGGTGTTGGAGAAAGCCAGCATCGATGAATTTTATCTTGACCTTTCAGGAATGGACAAGTTCTTCGGCTGCTTTCAATGGACCAATGAGATTGTCGATGCGGTTACAAAAAATACCGGCTTGCCGATCAGCTTTGCTTTATCCACTAATAAGACAGTTTCCAAGATCGGGACCGGTGAATCGAAGCCTACGGGAAGATTTGAAGTGAAAGAGGCCAATATCCAAAATTTTTTAAATCCGCTGTCCATCAAAAAGATTCCGATGGTCGGACCTGAAACATTCAACCTGTTTTCACGACTGGGTGTCAAGACCATAAAGACCCTTTCTGAAATGCCCATTGACGTACTACAAGAACTGGTCGGAAAGAATGGAATGGTACTTTGGAAGAAAGCCCATGGCATCGATGAAACCCCTGTAATCCCCTACTCTGAAAGAAAGTCGATCTCCACGGAGGATACATTTGCTCAGGATACGATCGATATACTGAAGATCAGAAGCATTCTATCGGGTATGGTGGAAAAACTGGCTTATCAGCTGAGGCAGGAAAAGTGGCTGACCTCAACCGTTTCCGTGAAGATCAGATATTCCAATTTCGATACGGAGACCAAACAATGCAGGATACCCTATACTTCTGCGGACCATACCCTTCTCAGATATGTCCTTGAATTGTTCAAGAAGGTCTATACCAGAAGAATGAGGATCCGATTGATCGGTGTCAGATTTACCGGGCTGGTGCATGGGCTTCATCAAATGGATCTTTTCGAAGACACGGAAGAAATGATCTCCCTGTATCAGACAATGGATCATATCAAGAACAGGTTTGGAAGCTCAAGTGTAGGAAGGGCATCGGGTTTTTTAAAATAAATTTTTATTTATGTTTCTTAATTGCCATACTTATCACAGTTTACGTTATGGAACCATCTCTGTTGAAGACCTGGTTCAGCTGGCTGTTGATTATCAACTAAAAGTGTTGGCATTGACGGATATCAATACCGTGACCGGTATCTATCAGTTTTACAAACTTTGTCAGGAAAAAGGAATCAAACCGATTGTCGGGATGGATATCAGGGTTGAAAATGAACAATACTACATCTGTCTTGCCAAAAACCCAAAAGGCATCGCAGAGGTCAACAGGCTTTTAACCAATTACAATTATGAAGGAATCGAGATCGCTAAAGCTAATCCAGAACTGAAAGATAGTTTTGTAATCTATCCCTTAACAAATATTCCTGAAAAACTGCTGGAACATGAATTTATCGGGATCAGGCAGGATGAGCTCAATCGGTTGTTCGATCCTGAATTGAAAGCTTTAACCCATAAAATGGTTATCCTCCATCCGGTAACCTTTAAGACGGATGAAGAATATGAATTGCATAAGGTTCTGAGGGCAATAGCAGGCAACACTTTATTCACTAAACTCACAGAGGATGATTATTGTAAAAGCAATGAGAACTTTATCGGTAAAAGAGGACTGTTAGAGAAGTATTCCCAATATCCGGAGATCATTGAAAACACAAAATATATTGTTGATGAATGCAGTTTTGACTTTGACTTTAAAACACCCAAAAACAAAAAATATTATACCGAAAATAAGGAAAATGATTTTAAATTATTGAAAAAACTGGCTTATGAGGGCCTAGACAAAAGATATCCTGATGATAACGTACAGGCAAAGGCAAGAGTGGATAAAGAACTGGCAGTGATCGATCAACTTAATTTCTGTGGCTATTTTTTGATCACCTGGGATATTGTCCAGTACAGCAACCGGATGGACTTTATGCATGTTGGTCGTGGCAGCGGTGCCAATTCCATTGTGAGCTACTGCATCGGGATCACGGACATATGCCCATTGGAACTTGACCTTTATTTTGAAAGGTTTTTAAATCTTAACAGGAAGACACCTCCGGACTTTGATCTGGATTGGAGTTGGAAGAATAGGGATACTATTTTGGAATATATCTTTAAAAAATATGGAAAAAACCATGTAGCCTTTTGCGGGACCAATGTTGAATTTAAAAGCAGATCGAGATTCAGGGAATTGGGGAAAGTTTTCGGGCTGCCCAAAGAAGAACTGGATTTACTTTCCAAAAAACCAAAAGACCAGCACGATCAGAATTCCATCGTTCAGGAAATTTATAAATATGAAAAACTATTGGTCGGCTTTCCCAATCAGAGAAGCATGCATTCCTGCGGCATCCTTATATCCGAGGATCCGATCACCAATTACTCTGCTTTGGAGTTTCCTCCAAAGGAATTCCCTATCGTGCAGTTCGATATGCATACGGCTGAAGATATCGGACTGGAAAAGTTTGACATTCTGTCTCAGAGAGGATTGGGAACCATCAAAGATACGGTCAAACTGATCGAAGAAAAAAGAGGGATTATTGTTGACATTGAAGATACAAGGATTTCCAAAGGTGAGACCAAGTGCAATGAATTCCTGAGCATTGGAAAGACCATCGGATGCTTTTACATAGAATCCCCAGCGATGCGGGGTTTATTGAGAAGACTGAAATGTGATAATTATAAAGTCCTGGTAGCCGCCTCATCTATCATCCGACCCGGTGTAGCACAGAGTGGTATGATGCGGGAATATATATTCCGGCATAACCATCCTGATCAATTTGAATATTTTCACGAGGTCTTTGAAAAAGAATTGGGTGAAACCTATGGTATTATGGTGTATCAGGAGGACGTGATAAAAATCGCACTTCATTTTGGGGGTGTTTCTGCGGAAAATGGGGATGTACTAAGAAGAGCCATGAGCGGCAAGGGCCGTTCATTATCCGCCCTGCAAAAATTAAAAGATGATTTTTTTGAATCGTGCAAGAAAAAGGGTCATCCTGAAAAATTGTCCCAAGAAGTGTATCGCCAGATCGAATCCTTTGCAGGATACTCATTCTGTAAAGCCCACTCGGCTTCCTATGCGGTGGAAAGTTATCAGAGTCTTTATCTGAAAGCCTACTACCCTATTGAATTTATGGTTTCTGCCATCAACAACGGCGGTGGATTTTATAGAACGGAAGTTTATGTGCACGAAGCTAAAATGGCAGGAGCGACCATTCATAATCCTTGTGTCAACCTCAGTGAATTCCAGACGACGGTCTATGGAACAGAAGTATACCTAGGCCTGATGCACATCGAAAAATTAGAGGCTACGGTCAAGCAGTTCATTCCTGAAGAAAGAAAAAACAATCGAGACTATAAGTCGCTTGAAGATTTTGTGAAAAGAGTTTCTATAGGCATCGAAACATTACAGACTCTTATTTTCATCGGAGCTTTCAGATTCACAGGAAAACAAAAACATGAACTGCTGATCGAGGCCAGATTCCTGTTCTCTAAAGGTCAGTACAGAACTAAAATTATTTCTTTATTTGACGAGCCTCAAAAGGATTATATGTTACCGGTTATTCAGAGAGACCGGTTTGAAGATGCTTTTGATGAAATTGAGATATTGGGCTTTCCCGTCTCCTTTTCTATATTTGATCTGCTGAAAACAAGATACAGGGGTCACGTTTTAGTAAAGGATCTTTTAAAATATCATAAAAGACAAGTCAAGATGCTGGCGTATCTGATATCAAGAAAGCATGTGCCTATCAAAAAGAAAGATCATCCCGGCAAGAAAGACGACATGTACTTCGGGACCTGGATCGATGCTGATGGTCAGTATTTTGACACAGCTCATTTTCCGGATAGTCTTAGAAAATTTCCTTTCAAAGAAGGGGGAATTTATTTGTTGCTCGGAACGGTTGAGGTCGATTACCATTTTCCTACGGTCACCATTACCAAGATGGCAAAGATGCCGATCATTGCCGACCCCCGATATTCCATGGATGAGGAAAAATCTCAGGCAATTGAAAGGAGCCTTAGGGAAGACGTGAGTATGACCTCCCGTAAACCTTATCCGCAGGAATTCGAGATAGGATTGCCGAGAACCAAGATGAACTGATCCTTTATACCCATTTACTTCAAGTGATTAATATCAGTTCATTACTAATTTTCAAATTGTATATTTGCGAAGATTAGATTTTGAAATATCTTATTTCCATATTTATTATTTTCACGATTGCAATACGACCGATATTGCCGTTGGTTAATTAAAGCAAAGCCGGAAATAATGTGTAATGGTAAATGTTATGTTTCCAAACAACTTGCAAGATCCAATCAGGAACAGTCGACCCAAAACTCTCAAAAGATTACTGCTCCGACAATCGATGTCTTCCTGACGACAGAAGAATTTAAATTTTTTGTCTCAGACATTAGTTTCGCTCATTCTCATTCTATCAGTACGTTCTGTACCGATTTTTACAACTCCATACTTTATACAAACATATTTCATCCGCCCCTGGCTTAATTGATACTTCCTCTTAAGAAGATAAAACCTATTAATTAGTCATCAAGCAATGAAATTAAAATCAACAGCAGCATCCTTTTTTGTGATGTTTGCAAGTCTTGTGTATGCACAGCAGACTGGTAGAGACCAGAAGCAAATCTCAAAAAAAGCGGATCTCCGAAAAGTAAAGGTTATCAATACTTATGATCCGGTATGCAAAATGAAAAGCGAGGATCAGATTTCCGATACGGCGCTTTACAGGAAAAGGATCTACGGATTCTGCAGCTCGCATTGCAAAGACAGGTTCAAACAAAATCCGGAAAAATATTTAAAATAGCGTTTTCTTTTTAAACAAAGGAAATGATATTTCTATGGGAAAGATCTTACCTGTTTCTGGAGAAGAGATAGTTCTTGTAATGTTATGACAGAAAATTATTATATCAAACTGTCTTTTATTTTGTCTGAAGCTTTTACAGGAAAAATGCAACTTGTTTTTCCAGATTAGTAACAGCCTTTTTCCAAGATCTTTTTGTCAAGCCATATCTTTTCCTAAAAAACTGAGGATGGACGGTCACATCATGTGTTTCCAAAAAGTCCGATGCACCGCTCCCCTCTTTATCACAATAAATAATTTAAAATCTTAATCTATAAAACAAAGAAAATTTACAAATTCTTATCAATGGCCTTTTTTGTAATGACCTTACTGACTGTTTCATCTTGTAGAAACAATGATGATGACGAAGTTCAGGACTCAACGCCTGGAAAACTACAGGTAAAGTTCGAAAATGGGTTCAACAATCTGGGTGGCATTGTTATTAATCAGACGACACAGACCTCTTCAAACGGACAAAAACACCAGTTTTCTACACTTAAATACGTGATCAGCAACATCGTATTGATCGATGAGAACGGCGGTGAGTTCAAATACAACTACAACAATCCTGACAAATTGGCATTTATCATCGATCAGGCCGAGGCACTTGCAGGGATCAACTACATCAACCTTACCGAAATTCCAAAGAACAATTACAAAAAAATCAGAATTGGATTGGGGATCAGTCAAAACGCTTATCTGATCGGACAGGACGGACAGGGAATTTTCTGGCAAAAAGCCAAGACAGCTGGTATGGCGTGGTCTTGGGCTGCAGGCTATATCTTTACGAAGTTGGAAGGTAAATACGGATCTTTAAAAGCTGATACGGAATTTATGAACCACTGTGGAAATATGGGTGATACAACGGCCAATGGGACTGCTGACCTTTACAGGGAGGTGACCTTGGATCTTCCGACCACTGCAAGAGTAAGCAAGGACATTACGCCTTCGATCCATATCCTTGCTGACTTAAATCAATATTTAAGCGGACAGACAGCATTGACTTTAGATAATACCAATAATATGGCGATGGGTTCTAACCAGCATTTGGTTAATGTAACCAACAACCTGACAAAAATGTTTAAAGTAGACCACGTTCACAATGATTAAACATTGTTATCAATCCAAAAGAGAGCAAACAGGCTCTCTTTTGATTTTTCTTTTTTTGCTATTGGCAATTCTAAATTCCTGTTCAGATGAATACGAAGGAATTCCCATTGATAAAGACGAAGCGTATGATCTGGAAAAACCCAGCGGTTTTCCTGAAATGACCTTTGACATCACCGGAAATCCAATTACTGTAAACGGCGTTGCTTTAGGAAAGAAATTATTCTATGAAGGGAAACTATCCCGAAACAATACTATATCCTGTGGATTCTGCCACATCCAGGAATATGCTTTCACCCATCACGGACATCCTGTGAGCCACGGGATAGATGATAAACTGGGGATCATAAATGCACCGGCCATTCAGAATATGGTTTTTCTCAAAAATTTTTCTTGGGACGGAGTAAGCCATAATCTGGACGAGAGGTCGCTCGTTCCAATTACGACAGATTTCGAGATGGATAGCTCTTTACCGGAAGTGGTAGGAAAACTGAATGCAGATGCCAACTACAAAAAGATGTTCAAGGCAGCTTACGGTGACGACAATATTACCGGGGAACGTGTGCTGAAAGCAATCTCTCAGTTTATGAGAACGATGATCTCCGCAGATTCCAAATATGACCGTCACAAAAAAGGAACAGCCAGTTTCACCAGCGAGGAATCTCAGGGAATGGCACTTTTTCAGAATAAATGCTCAAGTTGCCACAGCGGAGAACTCTTTACAGACGAAAGTTACAGGAATACAGGAATGTATTACAACGCTCAGTACGATGACCGGGGAAGGTACCGTGTGACACTGGACTGGAACGACAATATGAAATTCAGGGTTCCGAGTCTCAGAAATGTAGAACATACAGCACCCTATATGCACGACGGACGTTTTTACACGTTGGAAGCGGTTCTTAATTTCTATTCGGACAATGTCGAAGACCAGCCGAATCTTGATCCACTTTTAAAACAAAACGGGCACGTCGGAATCTCAATGACCAGCTTGGAAAAACAAAATATCAGCGCTTTCCTTAAAACCTTGAGCGACCAGAATTTTATAACCAATAAAAAATTTGCAGAATAATGAAGAAATTCATTTTAATTATATTTTCAGTTATTAATATTTCCATTTTAGCGGCTGAAAAAGACAGTCTTTACATTCCAAGATATGAATCTCAGGCTTACACCTCTTTAAAAACTCAGGAATTCTTCTGTGACGCTTGCGGATGTGCTGCCGGAAACGGATCTTCAGGTTTTGAATCTTTATTGAATCCTCAGTTCATCGGCATCAAATATTTTGCACAGCATTATAAAGCGAAAGAAAACCTTTTCACGAATGATCTGACCCAGGACCAGTATTTTAATACGATCCAGATCTGGGGGAAAATTCCGGTTACCAATAAATTGAGCGTATATGCGAGCCTCCCATTTAATTTCCACGAGAAGAAAACCCTTCAAGGTGATATCAAAGTAAGTGGCATCGGTGATGCCAGCTTAATGGGAATCTATGAACTGATGAAATCAAAAAACACTTTCCATCAGCTCAATGGTGGGATCGGTGTAAAGATCCCATTAGGTAAATTTGATGAAAAAGGGATCACAGGCGTCAATCCAAGTTTTCAGCTGGGAACAGGAAGTTGGGATTATCAGATGGCTTTAAGCTACAAATATCAGAAAAGCCTGTTTGCGTTACTGGTCAATACAGATTATACCCTTAAAACAGAGAACAAGAAGCATTATCAGTTCGGAAACCAGTGGAATTATGTGGTCACAGGATTCCACAGGATCTGGAAAAATGAAAACAGCAATATTTCAGGAAAACTGGGGCTACAGGGTGAGGTCTATGACTGGAACAAACAATTTGGAGAGGTTATGCCTCGAACGGCCGGAAGTGCACTATACGGGAAGCTGGGATTTGAGGCGTCCTACAAGAAATTCAGTTTGGGAAGCGAATTGATGTTGCCCGCTTATACCAATCTGGCAAGTGGAGATATTGAAGCGAGATCAAGATTCAGTTTGTTTGTGAACTTTGGTTTATGATCCAACTATGAAAACATTTATATAAATGTATCTTGCCATTTTTAATTGATAGAGTCAGGTTCTTAACTGTTTTAGTTTTGCGTTGACAAAAATCAGTACTTTTGAAACGATAGAATTTGAAGACACTCTAAATAATAAACCCTGCACTAAATGCAGGGTTTAAACTTTAACAGAATTTATTTCTTTGATTCTTCAACAGAAACTTTTCTGAAATCCTTGAACAGTTTGCTTAACTCTAAAGCTGATTTCCTTGCTCTTGTTCCCGCTGCCTTGTTTCCTTTTTCAGATTGCTGGCTGGCTTCATTTGAAAATGCTTCAAACTCTGCATTGATCTTTTCGATAAGTTCTTTCATAACGTAATGATAAAAATTAAATTGAATGGCAAATATAATAGTTTATACACTCACTCCCCTATCGATACAATAAAATCAACTTCATCAAATTTCAAAGAGATTTCATTTCGACGTTTAGCAAATATTAAATTCTGTATTTAAAACTTTAATTTTTATTTTGATTTCGATGTGAAATAATGATCATTATTACCATCAGAATTAAAGATACCAAGCTTGCATTAAAGGTACCGAGGTTTAAACCACCCTTAGATATGGATTTTGTCAGAAAATCACCGAAAGTTGCTCCGAATGGTCTTGTAAAAATAAATGCAATCCAAAATAATACAATACGGTTGATCTTTGCGAAATAGTGAAGAAGGACTACCATAAGTACGACAGCTCCTGTGATAACAGCCCCGACCCAATAACTAAAACCTAAATTATCACTGATAAAATCTCCAAAAGCTGTTCCCAAACTGTTGGAGAAAAGAATAGCAACCCAATAATAGATTTCTTTATTGATTTCGAAAACAGGATATACTTCGAGATTTTTATACTTTTTATACCATAAAAGAAGGGTCATTATTAGACCGCCTCCCAAAATCAAGCTGCCCAACAGATAACCTGCCTTCAATGTTCTGTCTATATAATCCGAGATCTCAGTTCCCAATGTTGTCGTAGCAATGATAACAATCCAGTAAATAAAAGGAATATACCTTTTTACATTCAACTGAACGGAAATGCTGATTAGAAAAAGTAACACCGTAATCGCAATTCCCACGGTGTAACCGAGGTTGAGTGTCATGGAAATAAAATCGCCCAAAGTTTTCCCTAAAGTAGTTGCCACAATTTTCATCAGCCAAAAAGGATGGTTACCGATGCTACTTGTTAAGTACTTTCATCATTTTTTCTTCAAAGTTGAGATCCCAGTTTGAAGAAATTTAGAATTTCATTCTTTTTACAGAATCTATTTTTCTTTCATTTTTCCATTTTTGAATCTCTCACTGG is a genomic window of Chryseobacterium nakagawai containing:
- a CDS encoding transporter is translated as MKKFILIIFSVINISILAAEKDSLYIPRYESQAYTSLKTQEFFCDACGCAAGNGSSGFESLLNPQFIGIKYFAQHYKAKENLFTNDLTQDQYFNTIQIWGKIPVTNKLSVYASLPFNFHEKKTLQGDIKVSGIGDASLMGIYELMKSKNTFHQLNGGIGVKIPLGKFDEKGITGVNPSFQLGTGSWDYQMALSYKYQKSLFALLVNTDYTLKTENKKHYQFGNQWNYVVTGFHRIWKNENSNISGKLGLQGEVYDWNKQFGEVMPRTAGSALYGKLGFEASYKKFSLGSELMLPAYTNLASGDIEARSRFSLFVNFGL
- a CDS encoding histone H1; translation: MKELIEKINAEFEAFSNEASQQSEKGNKAAGTRARKSALELSKLFKDFRKVSVEESKK
- a CDS encoding COG4705 family protein — its product is MKIVATTLGKTLGDFISMTLNLGYTVGIAITVLLFLISISVQLNVKRYIPFIYWIVIIATTTLGTEISDYIDRTLKAGYLLGSLILGGGLIMTLLLWYKKYKNLEVYPVFEINKEIYYWVAILFSNSLGTAFGDFISDNLGFSYWVGAVITGAVVLMVVLLHYFAKINRIVLFWIAFIFTRPFGATFGDFLTKSISKGGLNLGTFNASLVSLILMVIMIIISHRNQNKN
- a CDS encoding cytochrome-c peroxidase, giving the protein MIKHCYQSKREQTGSLLIFLFLLLAILNSCSDEYEGIPIDKDEAYDLEKPSGFPEMTFDITGNPITVNGVALGKKLFYEGKLSRNNTISCGFCHIQEYAFTHHGHPVSHGIDDKLGIINAPAIQNMVFLKNFSWDGVSHNLDERSLVPITTDFEMDSSLPEVVGKLNADANYKKMFKAAYGDDNITGERVLKAISQFMRTMISADSKYDRHKKGTASFTSEESQGMALFQNKCSSCHSGELFTDESYRNTGMYYNAQYDDRGRYRVTLDWNDNMKFRVPSLRNVEHTAPYMHDGRFYTLEAVLNFYSDNVEDQPNLDPLLKQNGHVGISMTSLEKQNISAFLKTLSDQNFITNKKFAE